Proteins encoded within one genomic window of Dehalococcoidia bacterium:
- a CDS encoding response regulator transcription factor produces the protein MKILLAEDDLRLGRAVRRVFEEEGYETIVVSDGAQALNIATGAEFDVMVLDIMLPELDGFELCRRLRLDGVQTPVLMMTARVEVEDRVKGLDAGADDYMLKPFAVAELLARVRALTRRSSKVNGAASGQQLRAADLVLDVTRHSARRGGHDIELTVKEFQLLELLLRHQGEVLTRSQILDQVWQYDRDFASNVVDIYIHYLRNKIDKGFDKSLIHTVRGIGYSLRA, from the coding sequence ATGAAAATCCTGCTGGCCGAAGACGACCTGCGACTGGGCCGCGCAGTCAGGCGCGTGTTCGAGGAAGAGGGCTACGAGACGATCGTAGTGAGCGACGGCGCACAGGCACTGAACATCGCGACGGGGGCCGAGTTCGACGTCATGGTGCTGGACATCATGCTGCCCGAGCTGGACGGCTTCGAACTGTGCCGCCGGCTGCGCCTGGACGGCGTCCAAACACCGGTGCTGATGATGACGGCGCGCGTGGAGGTCGAAGACCGCGTGAAGGGGCTGGACGCGGGCGCCGACGACTACATGCTCAAGCCCTTCGCCGTCGCGGAGTTGCTGGCGCGGGTGCGCGCCCTCACGCGGCGGTCGTCGAAGGTGAACGGCGCCGCAAGCGGCCAGCAGCTGCGGGCAGCGGACCTCGTGCTGGACGTGACGCGGCACAGCGCCCGCCGCGGCGGCCACGACATCGAGCTGACCGTCAAGGAGTTCCAGTTGCTGGAACTCCTGCTGCGGCACCAGGGTGAAGTCCTGACGCGCTCGCAGATCCTCGACCAGGTGTGGCAGTACGACCGCGACTTCGCCAGCAACGTTGTGGACATCTACATCCACTACCTGCGAAACAAGATCGATAAGGGTTTCGACAAGTCGCTTATCCACACCGTGCGTGGCATCGGTTACTCGCTGCGCGCCTGA
- a CDS encoding PHP-associated domain-containing protein translates to MLIDLHTHTRPLSWDSYLSPDDLIERSRQAGLDAICLSEHDYLWDPDDVAKLAKRHNYLVLPAIEINTDDGHILVYGITKYVYGMHRSHELAHHVEAANGAMVAAHPYRRQMPWYMENERDYQDALVRASQNPAYRYCAALEKINGRGTTKENKFSADLCDYMEVAGTAGTDSHSRSDIGRCATNFERDVNDVAGLIEELKAGRFDAVDLTGKPHRLDLTALSSGETA, encoded by the coding sequence TTGCTGATCGATTTACACACGCACACACGTCCCCTCTCCTGGGACTCGTATCTCTCGCCGGACGACCTCATCGAACGCTCGCGGCAGGCCGGGCTCGATGCCATCTGCCTCAGCGAGCACGACTACCTCTGGGATCCGGACGACGTCGCGAAGCTGGCGAAGCGCCACAATTACCTGGTGCTCCCTGCGATCGAGATCAACACCGACGACGGCCACATCCTCGTATACGGCATCACGAAGTACGTCTACGGCATGCACCGTTCCCACGAACTCGCCCACCATGTCGAAGCCGCCAACGGCGCCATGGTGGCCGCGCACCCCTATCGCCGCCAGATGCCCTGGTACATGGAGAACGAGCGGGACTATCAGGACGCGCTCGTGCGCGCTTCGCAGAATCCCGCCTACAGGTACTGTGCCGCGCTCGAAAAGATCAACGGGCGCGGCACCACCAAGGAGAACAAGTTCTCCGCCGATCTCTGCGACTACATGGAGGTCGCCGGCACCGCCGGCACGGACTCGCACTCGCGCAGCGATATCGGCCGCTGCGCCACGAACTTCGAGCGCGACGTGAACGACGTTGCCGGCCTCATCGAAGAGCTAAAGGCCGGCCGCTTCGATGCCGTGGACCTCACCGGCAAGCCCCACCGCCTCGACCTCACCGCGCTCTCCTCCGGCGAAACAGCGTAG
- a CDS encoding glycosyltransferase family 87 protein, with the protein MKVYALYAAVILAGLGAGYVSRRLRHPLIVTWGVYAIFAAVLAAVIWNYSQPEVFLNDFKRAYYPGGEFIRDDPDELYAGDEPLRFVNIPIIAWLFAPFTLMSVDTAGALMTALGIAAVVASFAALVWFAGLSGERALLLAGAFVISGPLYYSLREGNTSHVVLLMLIGMAFCVRSRRYGWAGVFLAAATLIKPPLGLIALPFVMRERWSFIATFAMTGALAGGLSLALYGLDLHRDWYDYSVRPYSEHPLGAENVQSLDGVLARFWTDDYLDRFVPIESLGAGFRTLRTAIAGMILVGAGYVMWRGRRTNASAELVDACTALCLALLLAPTSWTHYYLLLLLPVGLMIAGTLGLPWTRLRLAAAIAGVVLISPPVIFIDPDYPILEWLVPRVLISHYFFGGVVILGLLLESRWRLGRRQDEEQRALADEVASSRPSATAVASRSV; encoded by the coding sequence ATGAAGGTCTACGCGCTGTACGCGGCGGTGATCCTCGCCGGGCTTGGCGCCGGTTACGTTTCGCGGCGGCTGCGGCACCCTCTGATCGTGACGTGGGGCGTGTACGCCATTTTCGCCGCGGTCCTGGCGGCGGTCATCTGGAATTATTCGCAGCCCGAAGTCTTCCTGAACGATTTCAAACGTGCCTACTATCCCGGCGGCGAGTTCATCCGCGACGACCCGGATGAACTGTATGCGGGTGACGAACCGCTGCGGTTCGTCAACATTCCGATCATTGCGTGGCTCTTCGCGCCGTTTACGTTGATGAGCGTCGATACGGCCGGCGCGCTGATGACGGCGCTGGGCATTGCTGCGGTGGTGGCATCGTTTGCGGCGCTGGTGTGGTTCGCCGGGCTGTCGGGCGAGCGCGCGTTGTTGCTTGCGGGTGCGTTTGTGATCAGCGGCCCGCTCTACTACAGCCTGCGCGAGGGCAATACGAGCCACGTCGTCTTGCTGATGTTGATCGGCATGGCCTTCTGCGTGCGCAGCCGGCGCTACGGCTGGGCGGGCGTGTTTTTGGCCGCCGCGACACTCATCAAACCGCCGCTGGGCCTCATCGCATTGCCGTTCGTGATGCGAGAGCGCTGGAGCTTCATTGCGACGTTCGCGATGACGGGCGCGCTGGCCGGCGGGTTGTCGCTCGCGCTGTATGGTCTTGACCTGCACCGCGATTGGTACGACTACTCCGTGCGACCCTACTCGGAACACCCGCTCGGGGCGGAAAACGTGCAGTCTCTCGATGGCGTGCTGGCGCGCTTCTGGACCGACGATTACCTCGACCGCTTCGTGCCGATCGAGAGCCTGGGCGCGGGGTTCCGCACGCTCCGGACGGCGATCGCGGGTATGATACTCGTCGGCGCGGGCTACGTGATGTGGCGCGGACGTCGCACGAACGCGTCCGCAGAACTGGTCGATGCGTGTACCGCGCTCTGTCTTGCGCTGCTGCTGGCGCCGACGTCGTGGACGCACTACTACCTGCTGCTGCTCTTACCAGTTGGATTGATGATCGCCGGGACGCTCGGATTGCCGTGGACGCGTCTTCGACTGGCTGCGGCGATCGCCGGCGTCGTGTTGATCTCGCCGCCGGTGATCTTCATCGACCCCGACTATCCGATCCTGGAGTGGCTCGTGCCGCGCGTGCTCATTTCGCACTACTTCTTCGGAGGCGTGGTGATCCTCGGACTGCTGCTCGAGTCGCGGTGGCGGCTCGGCAGGCGGCAAGACGAGGAACAACGTGCGCTCGCCGACGAGGTCGCGTCGTCGCGTCCTTCAGCGACGGCGGTGGCATCGCGATCGGTGTGA
- a CDS encoding carbonic anhydrase, whose protein sequence is MMGVLKEVLTANQKYAASFGDRSSLPMPPGRHFAILTCMDARLDPAKFAGLTEGDAHVIRNAGGRATDDAIRSLVISYKLLGTHEWFVVHHTDCGMLAFTEPIMRDLLSESLSPATIEHGVWRNTGDAPGSKDGQYIDWLTIDNQEQSVADDVERLRRHPLIPPDIAIYGYVIDVKSGRLNEVPSASAIGRAKAA, encoded by the coding sequence GTGATGGGAGTGCTGAAGGAAGTCCTAACGGCGAATCAAAAGTATGCCGCATCGTTCGGAGACAGGTCGTCGCTGCCAATGCCGCCGGGACGCCATTTCGCGATCCTGACGTGCATGGACGCGCGCCTCGATCCGGCGAAGTTCGCGGGGCTGACGGAGGGCGATGCGCACGTCATCCGCAACGCCGGCGGCCGCGCGACCGACGATGCAATTCGATCGCTTGTAATCTCGTACAAGCTGCTCGGCACTCACGAGTGGTTCGTGGTCCACCACACGGACTGCGGGATGCTCGCGTTTACCGAACCGATCATGCGTGATCTGCTGTCCGAGAGCCTTTCGCCCGCGACGATTGAGCACGGGGTCTGGAGAAACACGGGCGATGCCCCCGGTTCCAAAGACGGCCAGTACATCGACTGGCTGACGATCGACAATCAGGAGCAAAGCGTCGCGGACGACGTAGAGCGCCTTCGGCGGCATCCGCTGATACCGCCCGACATCGCGATCTACGGCTATGTCATCGATGTCAAGTCAGGCCGTCTCAACGAGGTGCCGTCGGCGTCCGCAATCGGCCGGGCCAAGGCGGCCTGA
- a CDS encoding MBL fold metallo-hydrolase, producing the protein MREVADGIYSIDGLKTGRSYLIDESDGVTLVDTSSPNAADRILDALATLGRLPADLRTIVATHYHDDHTGNVAALVERSGAQLLAHVEDAPYIDGRKPWRHLDIGPFDVSTPESRHYTLTVDRQVRAGEVLPVAGGLEALHTPGHTPGSISLYSRERGVLFTGDAIGNWFGLQLPMPMPSHDMEEAKRSVHKLAALDYEVALPGHGNPVLGRASQKIAHWAKRWL; encoded by the coding sequence ATGCGCGAAGTCGCCGACGGCATCTATTCGATCGATGGCCTGAAAACCGGGCGCAGCTACCTGATCGACGAGTCCGACGGCGTCACGCTCGTCGATACGAGCAGCCCCAACGCCGCAGATCGCATTCTCGACGCGCTCGCGACGCTCGGCCGCCTACCCGCCGACCTGCGCACGATCGTCGCCACCCACTATCACGACGACCACACAGGCAACGTCGCGGCGCTCGTCGAGCGCAGCGGCGCCCAACTCCTGGCCCACGTCGAAGACGCGCCGTACATCGATGGGCGCAAGCCATGGCGTCACCTCGACATAGGCCCGTTCGACGTCAGCACGCCGGAGTCGCGGCACTACACGCTCACCGTCGACCGCCAGGTCCGCGCGGGCGAAGTGCTGCCGGTCGCCGGCGGGCTCGAAGCCCTGCACACGCCCGGACACACGCCGGGCAGCATCTCGCTGTACTCGCGGGAGCGCGGCGTGCTGTTCACCGGCGACGCCATCGGCAATTGGTTCGGCCTGCAACTGCCCATGCCGATGCCGAGCCACGACATGGAAGAGGCGAAGCGCAGCGTGCACAAACTCGCCGCCCTGGACTACGAGGTCGCGCTGCCGGGCCACGGCAACCCGGTTTTGGGCCGCGCCAGCCAGAAGATCGCACACTGGGCGAAACGCTGGTTGTGA
- a CDS encoding helix-turn-helix transcriptional regulator — protein sequence MRTRGRPRHPETLTPRQQEVLALLRRGLTNEQIASALDISVDGVKYHVAEVLRRLDVRDRYEAALVEPGVERRSWLRGLLALPLIPKSKLSLVASTASVAAMAGVAAGIVLLILALAGTDHVGRDDELAARLASRELVAFKSGDETWRIGVFDSVAMRQIASFDAGHDSDTPSSAVIAGDRIVVNYGKRLDSHRIDGTDKLTVLEIDKGWLYDVASSPDGRLLALTVQTEDELCLPLPEGATSGPCGRTFADVTAVLVVDALTGDQVLRIPQSDARFGGLTGQAAHPVWRADGQAFVVTGSTQSEQPGNRATVYLDGRVIISTPLDYFVPNNGTRIATGEIEPCENLNLRRHELRIVDIETGHVLFATVSDDHRVFFPFEWSPDGTELLYFTQAYPRGPTDTSCEWDGATTEWSLLSVDGVVTNAVDPRDVHRRWFGTGAVEFECAQPTALLDGYCTEAQYASKAIVNGETVVEGTNIRILDRTSSY from the coding sequence TTGCGGACCCGAGGCCGCCCACGCCATCCCGAGACGCTCACGCCACGGCAGCAGGAGGTGCTCGCGCTCCTGCGGCGCGGCCTGACGAACGAACAGATCGCGTCGGCCCTCGACATCAGCGTCGATGGCGTGAAGTACCACGTCGCCGAAGTCCTGCGTCGTCTGGACGTGCGCGACCGTTACGAGGCCGCCCTCGTGGAACCAGGCGTCGAACGCCGCTCCTGGTTGCGCGGTCTGCTCGCGCTCCCGCTCATCCCGAAGAGCAAGCTGAGCCTGGTGGCCTCCACGGCGAGCGTCGCCGCGATGGCCGGTGTCGCCGCCGGGATCGTGCTGCTCATCCTTGCCCTCGCTGGCACCGACCATGTCGGACGAGACGACGAGCTGGCTGCACGCCTGGCGTCGCGGGAGCTCGTCGCGTTCAAGTCGGGCGACGAAACGTGGCGTATCGGCGTCTTCGACAGCGTAGCGATGCGCCAGATCGCATCATTCGACGCCGGCCACGACAGCGACACGCCGTCATCCGCCGTGATCGCCGGCGACCGCATCGTCGTCAACTACGGCAAGCGCCTCGACAGTCACCGCATTGACGGTACGGACAAGCTCACCGTCCTCGAGATCGACAAAGGCTGGCTCTACGACGTGGCTTCATCACCAGATGGCCGGCTGCTGGCGCTGACCGTTCAGACCGAAGACGAACTATGCCTGCCGCTTCCCGAAGGCGCCACGAGCGGTCCCTGCGGCCGGACGTTCGCCGACGTAACGGCCGTCTTGGTAGTCGACGCGCTTACCGGTGATCAAGTGCTGCGCATCCCGCAGAGCGATGCACGCTTCGGCGGTCTCACTGGCCAGGCCGCACACCCCGTCTGGCGCGCCGACGGCCAGGCGTTCGTGGTCACCGGATCGACGCAAAGCGAGCAGCCCGGCAACCGCGCGACCGTGTATCTCGACGGCCGCGTGATCATCAGCACGCCGCTCGATTACTTCGTCCCCAACAACGGTACGCGCATCGCCACGGGGGAAATCGAGCCGTGCGAAAACCTAAACCTGCGCCGTCATGAGCTGCGCATCGTGGACATCGAGACCGGACATGTGCTGTTCGCCACGGTCTCCGACGACCATCGCGTCTTCTTCCCGTTCGAATGGTCCCCGGACGGCACGGAGCTGCTGTATTTCACTCAGGCATACCCGAGGGGCCCAACCGACACCTCGTGCGAGTGGGATGGCGCGACCACCGAGTGGTCCCTGCTCTCGGTCGATGGCGTGGTGACGAACGCTGTCGACCCGCGTGACGTACACCGCCGCTGGTTCGGCACCGGCGCCGTCGAATTCGAGTGCGCGCAGCCCACAGCGCTGCTGGACGGCTACTGCACGGAAGCTCAGTACGCCTCGAAGGCAATCGTCAACGGCGAGACCGTCGTCGAAGGCACGAACATCCGCATCCTCGACCGCACGTCCTCCTACTGA
- a CDS encoding lysylphosphatidylglycerol synthase transmembrane domain-containing protein has protein sequence MNVSNLRQKLLISVVLGIIVFGALVVYGDIRSVRASLADFRWELMPLVLLIAAGNYVLRWVKWHYYLRRIGETSVPRLDSFLIFMSGLGMVVTPAKVGEWLKCYLLKDKYGTPVMRSTPILFAERLTDALALMLLALVGVVAFERSVWPLVAVVILGSAIVIAVSRHRPAWRRMVDLARRLPLVGRLSPRIDEMAESNYQLMDPWGVVLMTGLSVVAWGTQVVAFYLVLAGLGVDAGGDTFMKASFILPISTLGAGILLLPGGLGVAETGIASLTESLLETSRGVASTATLLIRVSTLWFAVVLGLVAFFVVMRREPVGEPEDEIAESRLVTASDPIA, from the coding sequence ATGAACGTCTCGAACCTACGCCAGAAGCTGCTGATCTCCGTCGTGCTGGGGATCATCGTGTTCGGGGCGCTGGTCGTGTACGGCGACATCCGCAGCGTGCGCGCCAGCCTGGCCGACTTTCGCTGGGAATTGATGCCCCTCGTGCTGCTCATCGCGGCGGGGAACTACGTGCTGCGCTGGGTGAAGTGGCATTACTACCTGCGGCGGATCGGCGAGACGAGTGTGCCGCGGTTGGACAGCTTTCTGATTTTTATGTCCGGCCTCGGGATGGTCGTGACGCCGGCGAAGGTCGGTGAGTGGCTGAAGTGCTACTTGCTCAAGGACAAGTACGGGACGCCGGTGATGCGCTCGACGCCGATCCTGTTCGCCGAGCGTCTTACCGACGCACTGGCGCTGATGCTGCTGGCGCTGGTCGGCGTCGTTGCGTTTGAGCGGAGCGTCTGGCCACTCGTCGCGGTCGTGATCCTGGGATCGGCGATCGTCATCGCGGTCTCGCGGCACCGGCCGGCATGGCGGCGCATGGTCGACCTGGCACGCAGACTGCCGCTTGTCGGCCGCCTCTCGCCGCGCATCGACGAGATGGCGGAGAGCAACTATCAACTGATGGATCCGTGGGGCGTGGTGCTCATGACTGGCCTGAGTGTCGTGGCGTGGGGCACGCAGGTCGTGGCGTTCTACCTCGTGCTGGCGGGGCTCGGCGTCGATGCGGGCGGCGATACGTTCATGAAGGCATCGTTCATCTTGCCGATTTCGACGTTGGGCGCGGGGATCCTGCTGCTGCCGGGCGGCCTTGGCGTCGCGGAGACCGGGATCGCATCGCTGACCGAAAGCCTCCTGGAAACGAGCAGGGGCGTGGCTTCGACGGCCACGCTGTTGATCCGCGTCTCGACGCTGTGGTTCGCGGTTGTCCTTGGGCTTGTCGCCTTCTTCGTAGTCATGCGGCGAGAACCCGTGGGGGAGCCAGAGGATGAAATCGCAGAGAGCCGCCTCGTTACGGCGAGCGACCCCATCGCGTAG
- a CDS encoding acetyl-CoA acetyltransferase, which yields MTLKNKVAIVGADETDRIGIVPDMTPLMMHAEAARNALRDAGIDKSEVDAVFTCGIGGMASVQLCEYLGIIPMYTDNTMTGGSSFVIHVEHAAAAINAGLCNVALITHGETGLSGRNRRGPRGGGFFDATLPSAQFEMPFGVGGPPSTYSMAAMRHMHEYGTTSEQLAEIAVATRKWAQLNPRAMMRDPLSIEDVLSSRWIAYPFHIYDCCLVTDAGGAVVVVGADRAREMAKKPVWVLGSGEASTHQSLLGMPDLTQTPARYSGKAAFEMAGVTHAAIDVVEVYDSFTYTALVTIEELGFCAKGEGGPFLSNQRSAPGGDFPMNTNGGGLSYTHPGMYGMFILIEAVRQLWGECGDRQVPDAKLACVNATGGLLSATGTLILGVD from the coding sequence ATGACGCTCAAGAACAAGGTCGCCATCGTCGGCGCCGACGAGACGGACCGCATCGGCATCGTGCCTGACATGACGCCTTTGATGATGCACGCCGAAGCGGCGCGTAACGCGCTTCGCGATGCTGGCATCGACAAGTCAGAGGTCGATGCTGTCTTCACGTGCGGCATCGGCGGCATGGCCAGCGTGCAGCTTTGCGAATACCTCGGCATCATCCCGATGTACACCGACAACACGATGACCGGCGGGTCGTCGTTCGTCATCCACGTGGAGCACGCCGCCGCAGCCATCAACGCCGGCCTCTGCAACGTTGCGCTGATCACGCACGGCGAGACGGGGCTCTCCGGACGAAACCGGCGCGGCCCGCGCGGCGGTGGCTTCTTTGATGCCACGCTGCCCTCGGCGCAGTTCGAGATGCCGTTCGGCGTCGGCGGGCCGCCGAGCACGTACTCCATGGCGGCGATGCGTCACATGCACGAGTACGGCACCACGTCCGAACAACTGGCGGAGATCGCGGTCGCGACGCGCAAGTGGGCGCAGCTCAACCCCCGGGCGATGATGCGCGATCCCTTGTCGATCGAAGACGTGCTTTCCTCGCGCTGGATCGCGTACCCGTTCCACATCTACGACTGCTGCCTCGTCACCGATGCCGGCGGCGCCGTCGTGGTGGTCGGCGCCGACCGCGCGCGCGAGATGGCGAAGAAGCCGGTCTGGGTGCTCGGTTCCGGCGAGGCCAGCACGCACCAGTCACTGCTGGGCATGCCCGACCTCACGCAGACGCCCGCGCGCTACTCCGGCAAGGCGGCGTTCGAGATGGCCGGCGTCACGCACGCGGCCATCGACGTCGTGGAGGTGTATGACTCGTTCACGTACACAGCGCTCGTAACGATCGAAGAACTGGGCTTCTGCGCGAAGGGCGAAGGCGGCCCGTTCCTCTCGAACCAGCGCAGTGCGCCGGGCGGTGACTTTCCGATGAACACGAACGGCGGCGGGCTGTCCTACACGCATCCGGGCATGTACGGCATGTTCATCCTGATCGAAGCCGTCCGCCAACTTTGGGGCGAGTGCGGCGACCGCCAGGTGCCCGATGCGAAGCTCGCGTGCGTGAACGCCACCGGCGGCCTGCTGAGCGCCACCGGCACGCTGATCCTCGGCGTGGACTAA
- a CDS encoding DUF309 domain-containing protein produces MPVTPRNQPLLTAVELQARLDEFYAALQQFNDGWYFESHETLEDLWMVTPFPERELFQGFIQAAAAFVHMVRGEYPGVLKLLDAAIDKLSRAEPERFGVDIAGFARDLEAARTEFAALGPERFLEWDAARVRKIAFSPD; encoded by the coding sequence GTGCCGGTCACGCCTCGCAATCAGCCGTTGCTCACGGCCGTCGAACTGCAGGCGCGGCTCGACGAGTTCTACGCGGCGCTGCAGCAGTTCAACGACGGCTGGTACTTCGAGTCGCACGAGACGCTCGAGGACCTCTGGATGGTGACACCATTCCCGGAGCGGGAACTGTTCCAGGGCTTCATCCAGGCGGCGGCGGCATTCGTACACATGGTGCGCGGCGAATATCCAGGCGTCCTGAAGCTGCTCGATGCGGCGATCGACAAGCTGTCCCGCGCTGAGCCGGAGCGCTTTGGCGTCGACATCGCGGGGTTCGCGCGCGACCTGGAAGCTGCCCGCACTGAGTTCGCCGCCCTGGGGCCGGAACGGTTCCTGGAATGGGACGCAGCACGCGTGCGGAAGATCGCGTTTTCGCCGGACTGA
- a CDS encoding PIN domain-containing protein has product MNVRCLVDTNVLVYAVDPRSGAKSITANEILEGLASRRDAVTTAQVVSEFYSAVTRPREGSPLLQPAGAIAWLGDWIFLTVFIDLTLAIAEEAIRAAHLHRMNIYDAQMWAAAKIHAIPVLITEDLQSRPQIEGVRYVNPFAPSFAPAPIGL; this is encoded by the coding sequence TTGAACGTCAGATGCCTCGTTGACACGAACGTCTTGGTCTATGCGGTCGACCCTCGGAGCGGCGCAAAGTCAATTACAGCAAACGAGATTCTCGAAGGTCTCGCCTCGCGAAGGGACGCCGTCACAACGGCACAGGTGGTTTCAGAGTTCTACAGTGCCGTCACGCGGCCGAGGGAAGGGTCGCCGTTGCTCCAGCCCGCGGGAGCTATTGCCTGGCTTGGAGATTGGATTTTTCTCACTGTGTTCATCGATCTGACGCTGGCCATCGCTGAGGAGGCCATCCGTGCCGCACACCTCCACCGGATGAACATCTACGATGCGCAGATGTGGGCTGCGGCAAAGATCCACGCGATCCCTGTACTAATCACCGAGGATCTTCAATCTCGGCCGCAAATCGAGGGCGTGCGCTACGTGAACCCGTTTGCGCCGTCCTTCGCACCGGCGCCCATCGGACTCTAG
- a CDS encoding Zn-ribbon domain-containing OB-fold protein yields the protein MAEYQKPVPYPSPETQPFWDACKRHELSLPYCTNCSAFFFYPRQFCPTCFNWNIEWRTCSGKGALYTFAIQYRPQMPGFTPPYVTAIVQLDEGPRLMTNLVGVEPAPENIRCGMPVEVVWEDATDEITLPFFKPSQSSQ from the coding sequence ATGGCCGAGTATCAGAAACCCGTCCCGTATCCATCGCCCGAGACACAGCCGTTCTGGGACGCATGCAAACGGCACGAGCTATCGCTGCCGTACTGCACCAATTGCAGCGCGTTCTTCTTCTACCCGCGGCAGTTCTGCCCGACGTGCTTCAACTGGAACATCGAATGGCGGACGTGCAGCGGCAAGGGCGCGCTCTACACGTTCGCGATCCAGTACAGGCCGCAGATGCCCGGATTCACGCCGCCGTACGTGACGGCGATCGTCCAACTCGATGAAGGGCCGCGCCTCATGACGAACCTCGTCGGCGTAGAGCCGGCGCCCGAGAACATTCGCTGCGGCATGCCGGTCGAGGTCGTCTGGGAAGACGCCACCGACGAGATCACGTTGCCGTTCTTCAAGCCATCGCAGTCCTCACAATGA